Within the Gossypium raimondii isolate GPD5lz chromosome 12, ASM2569854v1, whole genome shotgun sequence genome, the region CTCCATTTTTCGAGTTGGGTCAGGTTGGACCCTAAAAACAGGCCTTAAATTTTACATCAGTCCGGCCCGAGTCTgacccatgatcaggtctagATGCTACCATGTGtttttaatatagtaaaataacaaagtagtaataaataaaaatgacacTAATAGCATCCCAGATCCACTTGTgaagtttttctatttatttaattactattttgaataatctcattttaggttctgatcatatcttttttttttgacacaaAGCGTAAAACTAGACGTAAGCcatccccaacccataaatagggaGATAATGTGATTTAGCGTACTCGAACTCACGTCCTCATATATTAGCAACAGTGTCGTtgtcaatcgagttaagacttaATCAGACATTTAAATGCGTATAAATACTataaatttgtattatataaaatataagtaaaaatgaatttaattttgattcaaaaattattttattaatgattaataaaaaaattatagagcTCCAGCACTGCGGGGGCTTTAATGATTCAAACAAAACATGGTGCCAAACCAATgggaaatttttaataaaacattgaaTCAAATGTAGGTTAAGCAAGTATGATATGCGTACAATACATGCATTTCATTAAAGTCAAATACTGGGTAGCTACAATACGTTAAGGGACCGGTACTCTGAATTAGTCATGTATAAGGGCCAAATCATTTTACATTTACATTACCTCCAATTAATGTGTATGTGTATTCATATCTTTTTAAATACTACAAttgattatatttgtatttgaattCAACAATTagacaaaaattattatgtatgAAGGAAGTATAtctaaatttgtttttgaatgagagaataaattcaaaagaataCAGCAAAATTAGAATCTTAATACGGTGTTATGTATGCAAATTTATCTTTATCCGTATTTTCCACATTGACCGCTTGTTTTAACTTTTACCATTTCGTTTCCCCATACCTATCCGATTACAGTTGATACCTTCACCACACCCCACCCCCAaccctctttcttttcttggaCAACACCATGTAGCAATGGCGAATCTCTCCCAGTtcccctaaaataaaataaaaaaattctatttaagtctttttatagtttatgaaattttaaattagtaataataaaatgtactttgaccccattaaaatgataaatttttatttaatcctttaaaaattataaagacataggctattaaaatgataaaattatatttttactatcgtaaaaatatacaatttaattccgacCCCCAAAATATCTTTTCTAGTTTTGCCCTTTCCATGTAATAATGTAGAGCAGACCCAGAAATACGATTTATGGGGGCAGCGCCAAGTCAGAGATTTTTTTGGGacggaattaaattatatttttattactaggGTGGTAATGATCCGCACCTTTAGAGCATACAAAgttaacccaaaaaaaaaaggtgtaatttttatttttaatataaggTTAGTGAATCTAACCAAAAAACTATAACGGCAGccgttgtttttcttttctgcgCCAAAATTGCATGATAGGCTTAGATTCCCATGATCAAATTCAAAAACGTGTTTGaatccaaattcaaaaattataatattaagtaATCAGTTACGTAGGTACGAAAGAagtataatattgaaaattaatattgaagTTAACATTTTTAATGTGTAAGTGGTTAAGAATTTTCTAtcagtacaaaattataatattaaataatcaattacaGTAAGTACAAaagaattataatattaaaattaaaagtgattGAGAACTTTCCATTACCATTCAAAATCCAAGGTTCAAATTTAGATAACGATACTTTATATCTGTACCAAAagaattgatataaaaattgaCAAATATGAATATATCAATACCGACTCgattaattatatgaaaattataatatccataaaggaaaaacatatcaaataattGTGAAGAAAAttcatatcattaatatttattttccttttatcatcaaatatattaaaattctgACTGACTTCAATTATTTTCATCATGGTTTATATGTATTCTAGAATTTTGCAATCTAATGTTATCTTGTATTCATTCTTACattgttcaaaatttattattcatgaTTTCACTTAAATTAGacattttcttttgatgttatttaaattacacattatttatgactttttttttttgttaaacctCAATGACTTTTGTAGTAGGCCCAATTTACCCGGgcccaaaattaaataaaagcccaaaattaaatagtccaattttacaaaaaatccactacccaaatattcaaacccaaaattaaaaaaaaaatctagccCAAAAATTACAAGCTCAGATGATTAAACAGTTTCAGCAGAAGCAAAAACCCTAGCTCCCATGTAGGCCGCTCTTCCTCGGGCGCACCGCCCGCGCCTCGTCTCAAGGCCTGACCCACTCTGCTCAGCCTTGCACCAGAATAGCTTTCCAATCCTGTTGACCGAGCCTAGCACCTGCAAACAAGGCAAAGAAAAGGACAGAAACAATGGCAGAGAAACAGTTGtgacacaaaaacaaaataaaaaagaaaaatgttattattttaaaatgttgttattttaaaCGATTGTCTTCCCAAAGGCATAAAGATCCTGAAGAACTACCCAGCAAGGAACAACCTTGCTCTACCTCAGGAAACACTGATGAGGCCTTTGTTCAACGGGTGCATGAGCATGCTCCTAGACCAGGCAAAGAACCGGAAGAACAACCTTGTTCGACTTCCGATATTAAACGCCCGGAGCTAACTTTCAAGCTCGGCAAAGAAAAAGCTTGCTCCTCTTCTAACACATCAAAAACTCTTGCTCATAATGCCGAGGCGCCAACGTCGTCAAACTTGTGTACCACTTGCCCTCCGAAATTAGCTTTACAATTCAAAAACCTTGTGGAGGATTGGGTTATGCCTACACTGCAAAGCGAGTTAACCAGTTCTAGTGATGATGACTGGCTGTTTCAGAAGAAGCAAAACCTCAACACTGAGGTTAAAACCCACAAAGATGGAAATCTTAATTCGAACCAAATGAGCTCGGCAACTTGGCCACGTGCTTGCTTCTTGCCCGAGGCCGGTATATACGCATTAGCATTCACGGTACCGTTCTAAACTATATTTTGCATAGGAGAAAAAGGCATGCAAATTGTGagaaactagaaaaaaaatagtggTTAATTTTAGTTCATGGTGCTGAAAGTGTGAATTGGGTTTGTCGCCAGCATTTCAGCTCCTTAATTTCGTTTTAATGTTGGGAATTAGAACCCTCAATTTGAGGAGAGGATAAATTTTGTGCAGCTACcccttacaaaaaaaaaaaaaaaaaaaggctactgagggatttttctttttaaaccattactagtgaaaaagaaaaatagtttactattgatatattacaaattcaattctttctaGTAATATGGGTATCTctatttgttcaaaaaaaataatttttcggTTTCGGGTAATCGCGACTTTTAAACTTGCATTCCCGAAATTATCCAAACACTTCATTTTGGGTCGActttcaagttttcaatttttcttactCAACCTTAATTAAAATTGCATTAACATACCAAGATCAATTTAAAGGCATATAGAAgcgatgatatttttattttaaaaagttaaacattttaatttaatgatattattttgATGGTGTTATGATCGATTTGATGGGGTTGAAACAATTGCACTAATTGTGTCATAAACAACTAAGGCATTTCAAAATCCCTAATCGACGGTCGACATAATAATTTGGGGTTGTTGGCGGCGCATGAGAATGCCAAATCGCCATGGCAGCTAACGATTAGGGATGGGTGCGTAATTAACACCGATAGTTACCCGTCCCAATAAATATCATTTTGTCTCTTATATGTTGGATCTAGtgtgtaataggcccaatttacCCGccccaattttataaataaaaacaaaattatcaaaactaaACAGTCTAATAAACGatccaaattacaaaattcaccAGACCTAATTACAGTGGCCCGATATCTGGCCCAAATCATTTTTAGCCTAATGTCGAAACCCTAGTTTTGTTGGAATGGTCCAATgaccattttttttccttagcTGCCGCAACAGTTTCGGCCACCATCGCTTTTGTTCACCTCTTGCACGCGCCGCGTCTTCCACGTGCATCTCCAGTTGGCGTGTACCTACAGCAAACAAACAAGCCAACGCAGCACCAAACAAAAAGGACATATAGCAGttgtaaaaaaaaggaaaaatgggggagatttggattttcttttatttttttcttcatttcagCTATATAGGCCATAAAACTGAATCTGTAAAAAGGGGGAGGATATcaacacacacatatattgtATGTAACCCACAGAGAGATTGTatcaaaaaaattctaaaaagcaATAGAAAAGCAGTTTTCTAAAGGTGATTAGAGTTTTTCGATTCTTTGATTCTTTTCCTTGTTGTTTACTGTTTGAGAAGAAAATAGCAAATAACGCGAGAGAGTTTAACTTCGTTTCAGCGTCGTTGAACCCTAGTCCTCTTCGTCGTAATCGGAGATAGGGCGAGGAATTGAAACCTCCAAGCGTCGGTTGGGCGaactgtaatgacccaaaaattcacgggcatcagaaaagtataatatcgggcctccgtcttagtaaattgagttcgaaaataattattagaagtaattaAGAGTTTAGtttagtgcttaattaggtattaattaggtgaatttagtttaattaagagaaattaggaaaaataactaaattaaactagggtaaaagttgaattatagattaatagaacataaaaaggattaaaatagaaattaagcCATTAACAAGAAATGGGACGGTATAAGtgataaaaatcttagatttttatgttttatatatattattttattatataatataatataatatattatattatattgtattatattatataaattaaatagatgacaaatgtatggtaaagATTAAGACAagtgtaatagtaataattacataggtacacttgtaataaaaataaatatatgcttaaataataagtaaaagattttttatataatatatattattaatattactagttaaaataaaagaaataaagtaaagtaagtaaaataaaaagacaaagaaacaaaagaagaacagAATAGAAACAGAGAACAGacgaaaaagaaaggaaggaaaggggaaagaaaaataaaagggaaaactagggatttgaagcttgaagtttaataggtaagtaaaattaagtcattttctcataaatttgatgtttttggaaCCCTAGAGTGAAATACTCATGGATTTAAGCTGAAAATTTGAAAGTCAATAGATTTATgagtagggtttatgttgaataaatgatgaaattgagggtttatttgatagaatttctagttagagttgataaaaggattaaattgtgaagtaagctataagttttatgtttgtagggattaaattgaggaaaattcgaaattaatgaaatatactGAAAATTTggtagttaaatttgagtttagaagaaatttgaatagaaatagagtgtgaataaaattagaaaagtaaataaatttagttaggattaaattggaattaaagtataaattagatagaaattctattattattattaattaatgttgtaattgatggtgtaaattattattattttcatagctAACAAGGAACTCGAGGCGTCGGCAcacaaaggaaaggagaaggttaTTGAAGAATAATCGAGCAAAattcgggtttgtattactataatttaaatttatttattattaattatatattttaattaaaatgcatggtaagtaaaattaggtaagcaattgaaatgataatagtggtttgaattgaatcgaaatatgattatatgtgattatttgaaatatgtattgatattaaaattgttaattgcttagaaagtgaaagaaaaaaaaatgatcttgaattggaaatgaaagtgaattgagaatttgaataccctattaactagtcgggctaagtcggatataattggcatgccataggatttagaagagtacgggatttttcggctttgccgatcaggcactttatgtgtcctatcaggcacctcgtgtgtcgtttcaggcactttatgtgtcgtatactgatcaggtactatgtaccgtttAGGCACAATGTGTCGTATTGGTGTATttgggttggaatccgtgtatccatcAAAGTCCAgattgttaatagggtgaaCAATTTAttatgagaaaatttaaaatttcggattgaaattgatattgaaaatgaaaggcATGAAATTAATGCTTATGTTGTGATTGAAATTgttacatgtgatatgtgattgagATCGAAAATTTGCTAAAGaaaaattgtattattattgttaaataatgaaagtttataaattaattgatatttaagaaaTCGAATAGTTACATGCTtggtaattataattctttattgctattataatttgaattatggtaataccactgagtatacaatactcagcgtacggttgtttccgtgcatAGGTTGAAAAGGGGTTAGAGTCTCGGTTCAGCATCCAGGACAATCCCGACTCCGACataaaaattttggtgatgttttctttctttaagaGAAAGTGACATGTACATAAGaattataatagttattttggtatgttatatagttttgttgTGAGTAAGatattatgtgttttgatgattatattagtaaaatggtagaaatcctttatggcattggtatcaaattgaaatggcttgattagttttatatattaattagaaatgataataggatttttattaattaagttgttatgTCAATATGCCAAGTAagatttaagtatataaatgccTTGGTTGAAATACTGGAATTGGGTTGGTTATGTTTGAAGTTTTGCAGGGGGTTGTATgtaaaaataagtagaaatgttgccgaaatttttataaaaatgaatgaaatcaattagtaacatttataacaatttatgaattattacaATATGTTGGTTAATTATTTAACCATTATGTGTAAATTgttgatatgtccggtaatgcctcgtaaccctgttctagcgacggtttggggttagggggtgttacacgaACGGCGCAGAAAGGGGAGgagattcttttttttttcctaggGTTCCATAGATTTTTTGTAAAAAGGGATTAAAAATCtgtttattttgggtttaactTTAGTATTTATTTGCTGAaagaaacggtgccgttttagcCCCCATGACCCGAGCGCGATCCGACTCGCTCCAGGGGGATCCGCTCGTTTTCATGAAATGGGTTATTTGCACAGCGAACCCTTCTGTGTTCTGTattgtttcaatttgatttgtcatttttttaatttgtaccgCATATTTGAGTCGGATTTCATTGGGACCCAAGTTTAAACGACATCGTTTTCCACGAGTGATTTTGAGTATTCGGATTGTTGCGTCTAATTCTGTTTTAGTCCCTTAGTTTTAAACCGATagccaatttagtcctttcaaacattttaattttaatttagtcatcttttagttgtttttactattttttaatgttctctttaattttataatttctactgctgttatttttattttttatttttttattctttgagTAAAccttctattcaaaatttttatacatatattattattcttcgtgattttaaatcttttattatacattgatctttaattttgtttatatgttttagttGTATTATAAATTCGtcatactattattttagaattatttataatgcattaaatttaaatttgttacatattattaccctttttttaaatattattaatattataagtttattacctattatgattttaaattcaTCATGTACCATTACTTAAAGTTAtcacaattttacatttttatgaaaatttgacataacttttatatatttattgacgattttatcttataatatattttaaaattaacttatatattttaaattttaaacaagcTATGcaataatattcttatatagTACTATTACGCACATATGTATACAcgatttatattaaattatctctttgtatACATAggatatattgatttttttatgtatctcattaaaatgtgataatcggtttatttagtttttgaatattGGTATTGATATTTGCATAATGATTAAGATTATTGTTGCTATTCTTGTTTGAATTTATCTATTGCTTGTTTATTATTCGTTGGTGTATGTGTAGATTACAAGTTATCTTTTTACATTGTATATTGCCGCTCAATCGCACTACATatgctttaaaaaaattattatgatgCTTTAAAGTATTAAGATCATTTTGTTccgaaatttttcaaaatacttgGTGTTCACAATTCTCGAGaggatcgtgccctaacttactgggctttgATTCTTTTCGTtgaatttagatagccaagTATTTCTTTTGCAATAAAACCACACGGATTCAAATAAAAGTTCTCtcgggatttcaaaatgttggatcctaacttattggatatgGCATTTTGCTACATTGAGTTCaagatttctaaaaataaaggcaatattctgtatttaggaattttgggaaattgaaccctaacttactgcaTTTTGATTTCtcatttaacccaaataatcggatatccttctcaaaatgcctaggttttaaaagttaaacttaattttgaggatttaaattgttgcactctaacttactgagtgtgacaatttactTCTTTGAAAGAAAAGAGCCTCATCATCCAATTTGTTTCATTCAGGTCtccttttcaaaggatcgtattttaaatcttttcaaaatttcgacattaatgcattaaacaatcgattcggtaccaattttgggcgttacgagggtgctaacccttccttgtgcgtaaccgactcccgaacctattttctcaaaattcgcagacctaaaattatttttaaggtgatccgatcacaccacaataaaagatcggtggcgactcccgttttcattttaaaagtcgatccccgtttttcaaacttaaaaatgttGAATCTAGTGCATTAAGTatagtatatttttttgtatatttatatttttcaaacaaaaataatttgataaaatattcattaattacattaatacgcTTTGTATATTATCCTCATTTTTTTTGCAAGCAAAGCAAATGAGAGCATATTGACTCACTAGTTATCTAACGTTTAACTCATACTAAGCGATATTATGTGGTCGGATCATAAtatggaaagacaacttgtattagtaggtaaatttaaacatgtccttagtttaattgaaaatgagcaaactgattgaaaggcTAATATGCAGTCTATCAACTCCAATTGGATGATGTTTTGTCTTAAGCATCaaagcggatgactcccaaaagatagagatatagatgtgactgactggattgACAGTACATTGGATATAACTCAAGTAAATAGATCATAAAtctgtttatgaatttattcacttgtaacgttcatagtgtggtatatcttaatcttgagtggatgatgaaCTATGTACGCGTGacttgtatattttgatgtaagtaaaagcccgagttcaaataaataagaaacTGAAAATTGGTGTTGTTGGTATACGACTTTTACAATACGTAGCATAATTTACAACAATGAAATTCATAATCCAACTAATAGGTAAATAATATCCCCTCATCgacattacatgataaatgaaaagtaaatgtggtcacgattcgtttgtctttgtgataaataacttgattattatttgatagtaattgacttttcatgaaaaaagatgtaatgattaccataagataaaataggatcatattgggagaaccaagttatttaaaagagtttaaggatatcctatgagggtaacacaattatgacaaggtcattagacgagCACTTATTAAGTAAGTTTCATAATGATATGTAATTAAGGAGAGTTCAATCAAAAttctatagtggaatgactcgtgactaaataagtttataattaataggtaaaaattgaaacttaattataaattatttgaatcctaattatatatgttaaatcgGTCATTCCAGAGTTTATTGAAACCGTAATTGAATTGCATGTAAAaccaaatgaatagaaatgtatgaaaatgatgaagttagagaaatgggttGCATTCACAAATGGAtgtgttttctcactaagtatagaaatgtcttgagaattaatttaagatttttaaattattatttaattaattataaataattaaagttcgaaattaaaagttaattaatcattatgaatctgttgaatatgaaaattgaatatatttctttataaatttggCCTAAATGGTTGTCGCCACCATAGAGCACGTGTGGCCATGATCGGCCTTCAGAGACCGCACCTAATGCCTCAGCAACTTCTCTACTATCACCTCATTTATATCCATTAGGGCTATAGCCCTCcaaacattataattaaacgTTTCTCACAGTTATGACATCTTCAATAACCAAGGAACTGCCAACGTGGAGCCTTCTCAACTAGACCTCACCTCCATCTGTCCTAATAGTTCGTTGGAAGGAGCACATATCCCCACTCAACGCGGATCATTTTGTAGAAAAGCCAAACCTATTTGTGAGCTTGCATTTCACACTGATATACTTCCTCTAGTTCAACCAAAGGTTGGGACATCGATTCGCAATTATGGTTAGACCTTTTCCACGAGGAGAGAAGTAATGAAAACCCACTGAATTTGCTCGGTTCTAGGCCTTTAATAGATACAAGCTCTGGAAAACTGCGAGTTGTGATACTTCATTACAACGACAATAGTCAATAAAGTAAGCCATCGCGATCCACCACAAAATCCACAGAGTTGACCAGGGGCAATCTAGTAATCATCAATAAGATGACAGAAGAACAAGTTCAAAGGCAAGTGAAACCCAGCTTCAAGGCGTGGAGGGGGAACAAGAAACTAACATCGCTGATGTCACTTAGCCTATGCAAACCCTTAAGAATAGAGAATTTGTAGGCGAAATTGGGAATCTCGATTCCTCACGCATGTAAAGCCCAATGCATATCTTCGTATTTTGTAGTGTATAGGAAAAAGTTTGCTTTGACAAGGGTTTTGGAAGCACATTCCCGTGGTGGACAACACAAAACTAATTGACCATAAATTCCTCTCATTCTCGATATGTTTTCGATgcagaaagaagaaaaaataatagaggaaatttaaaacctaaaacGAGAAGAAACTGGGATTTACCTTAAAGAAAAGCTTCGACTGATTCCGGTTACAAAAAAGTTAAGAGCGTGAgttttagggtttcaaaaaaTCCCATTTTAAAGAAGTCTCTTCCCTCCACGTTCTGACGATTCAAATAAACAAAGGACACCAACAGTTAGATACACGCGAGCACGATCTGTCCCTACACGTGGCGAAGCTGACATAAGGTCACAATAGACGTTGCGTATTCTACATGCTTTAATAAACACGAAGTGATGTCCCTAAGGAGCGCCACTTTATAACCCTCCTTAGGCCCACTAGGGGGGACTAGATTGTCATACAGTAATAGTCACCGACCTGAGACCCAGATAAGCTTTGGGTCGCCAATCCGCGACCTGGCCAGACCCAACCAGATGGATGAACACGAGACGTACAATGAGAAAATAGTTAGGGGAGCTTGCGATATCGGCTCGTGGGAGTTTAAGGGAGCTTGCGGTATTAGCTTATAAGAGTCAAAGGGAGTTCGCGGTCCTAGCTCGCATACACCCAAGGGTTCGTACAGAGGGAACCGCGGACTCTAGCGTGCAACTTAAAATGATACACATGTCCAACATGCTCGAGGCTTGCTTAGAGTGTGAGTCCTATGAATAGTGGGGTTAAGTCATGAACAATAGACTCAAATCATGAACAGTGATAATTGTATAAATACCCGGATGTTTCTTTTAATGAGACACacaaaaaattacttaacatgcataattaaaatgcaacaccccctaaccctaaaccatcgccgaaacagggttaagaggcattactaGACATATCAGACAATTTACAagtaattcttaaataaataacaaacatattataatataatcataaattcatataaatatttgttttactaattgacttcattattattattattattttaaaaactcaatataacccattttataaatatttaacgTTCCTACAATTTCAAACCGcaaccaattcaaaaccaaTATCACAATCCATacaatttcatattcaaatacaCCTAAACATATCTTAAACATCAACTTAGTActttactaaataaatattcacatatattgtTTAACTTAATAAACTTCATTTATTCTATTTCAACTTGTtgccaaatataccaaatatgttatgataattctatttccatttcattacaccaagtatcaaaatatcattttagtatcattttcaaccaaaagcATAAGACATTTTCAAGTGACCAATATAAcacctaagtacatgccactttaTCAAAAGAAAGATTACATCACCAAATTTTGTACTGGAGTCGGGATCGCTCTAGATCTTTGAACCGGACCTTAATTTCTCTTGACTGCATGACGGAAACAACCGTCAtttgagtatttcatactcagtggtattactataattcaaattataatataataaccaagtaaattaaatcatttaactttaaaatttaccaaactaattcatatataactttcatttctcaatatttacaattcaatttggctTTTCATTAGTTAACATCATATACTATCACATTGAGTCATTATTTAACTCATGAACATTTAGTTCATGCTTtctattcacattttcatattcaattcacattttttaattatattccaCAATCACGTTTCTTTTTAATGGCTCAACTGATTCATTTCGTTcgatttaacttttcatttaattacccctattaacagaCTCGGACTTTGGAGGATACGcagatccaaccaaacacaccagattggcacccagtgcctcattagatagttcgaagcaaagttgacacccagtgtctcatcggcagagtcgatgtaatgacccaaaattcacgggcatcgaAAAAATGTAATATCGAGCCTCTGTCTTAGTGAAATGGgttcgtaaataattattaaaaatatttatgagactAGTGGTGTGCCTAATTAGGTtctaattaggtgaatttagattaattaagattaattaggaaaaaggactaaagtgaataaagggtaaaagttgaattgcagattaaaagaaaataaaaagaccaAAATGGCAAATAAGCCATTTAGCAAAAGTTGAGgagcaaacaaaacaaaaatctaagatttttgttttgtttaattaatataaataaataaattagttataaatttttatttcataatataatata harbors:
- the LOC105762243 gene encoding uncharacterized protein LOC105762243, with the protein product MAEKQHKDPEELPSKEQPCSTSGNTDEAFVQRVHEHAPRPGKEPEEQPCSTSDIKRPELTFKLGKEKACSSSNTSKTLAHNAEAPTSSNLCTTCPPKLALQFKNLVEDWVMPTLQSELTSSSDDDWLFQKKQNLNTEVKTHKDGNLNSNQMSSATWPRACFLPEAGIYALAFTVPF